CACATTGAATAAATGAACCTTCCTACCCAGGACAAAATCCTTGCCAACCACTAGAAttatttctcttcttcttatctTTATCCTCCATTACTACATAGAAAACTATCACATAATTCACTTGTTATTCAGGTACTATGGCTTCTACCTCCTCCACTCCTCCTCAATGGAAATATGATGTGTTCCTTAGTTTTAGAGGTCTAGATACCCGTAATGGTTTTCTTAGTCATCTCTTCAAAGCTTTAagggaaaaacaaattatcgCCTTCAAGGATGAAAATCTGGATAGAGGAGAACAGATCTCTGATACCCTCTCGCGAACAATCGAAGAATCATATGTTTTAGTTGTTATTTTGTCGAAAAATTATGTAGATTCTCCATGGTGTTTGGATGAGCTCGTGAAAATACTTCAGTGTAACAAAGAGAAGGGACAAGTAGTACTGCCTGTTTTTTATGAAATAGATCCAACTGAGGTGCAAGAATTGACAGGGAGCTATGCCGATGCCCTTATGAACCATCGAAAAGAATTCGAAGATTGCTTAGTCGAGAGCTGGAGCCATGCTTTGAAGGAAATAGCTGGAATGGCAGGATTTGTTTCACGGAATATGAAgtgagttttcttttattttttcccatTCATTTTCAAAAGAATTACTTTTTCACTGAGTAAAATGTTGACTATGGATATTAttgttttaactttttttaattcaatatttaaaacatgcatttaatattttcgatGTCATAGTTGGTAGAGTGAACTAGTTGATTTATCCCTATAAATTCAAGAGAAAAATTGttaacattttatattttttcaattacttTTCTCCTGGTTATTTTTGacatgtctttttttttttctctttttctttttatgtaattAGGCCGGAGTCAAAACTAATCGAGGAAATTGTCGATCACATATGGGAGAGATTAAATCAAAcattttcttattatcattatGATGATGGTTTAGTTGGAATTAATTCACGAATCAAAGAtattgaattaatattatgCCTTGAGTCAAAAGATGTGCGCATTTTAGGAATATGGGGAATGGGTGGTATTGGAAAAACAACTATTGCTAGCAAAATATTTGATCAGATTTCATCTCAATTTGAGAGGATATGTTTTGTTGCAAATGTGAgggaaaaattagaaaaaagcaCATTAGATAGTTTACAGCAAGAAATTCTTACCAAACTATTAGGGAAAGAATATCTTGGCATGCCTATAAAACTATCCTCTTCTTTCATTAGAAAATGGATAACGCGGAAAAAGGTTCTCATTGTTCTTGACGATGTGAATGATTCAGAGCAAACAAAGTTTTTAGTAGGGGCTCGTGATATTTATAGTCCAGGGAGTAGAATTATTATGACAAGTAGAGATAAACAAATTCTCAAGAATGGAGGTGCCGAGATATATGAAGTTAAAAAGCTGAATTATCATAATGCTTTTCAGCTCTTTATCTTGCATgcttttaaagaaaatcctCCTGCAGAAGCACTAATGGAAGTGACAAGGATGGCAGTAGAGTATGGACAAGGCATTCCATTAGCTCTTAAAGTTTTGGGTTCCACCTTATgcgataaaaatataaaagaatggaGAGATCACTTAAAAAAGTTGGAGGGTATTTCTGataagaaaattcaaaatgtaCTGAGAATAAGTTTTGATGATTTGGACGAGGACGAAAAGGAAATATTTCTTGATATTGCATGTTTCTTTAAGTCGGAGGATAAAAATGAAGTTGAAAGTATCTTGAGCAGTTTTGGTCGTTCTGCAATAACTGGAATCAGAATTCTTCAGGACAAGTCTCTCATCACAGTTTCGAACGAAAAGATAGAAATGCATGATTTACTCCAACAAATGGGCAGAGATATTGTTCGTCAAGAAGGCGTCAAAGATCCTAGAAAAAGGAGCAGGTTGTGGAATCCTCAAGATATCTACCATCTACTGACAAATGATTTAGTAAGAATCGAATGCGTtgctattctttttaaaattcaatttctagTAACTCGTGtgttttcatttaatatttcatataGATTTGCCCAATTAAttattgctttcttttttccttttaattagGGGAAAAATATTTCAGTTGAAAGCATATCTCTCGACATGTCCCAAATTAGAGATATAGAACTAAGTCCCGCCGCATTTGAGGAAATGAGCAAACTTAAATTCCTCAGATTGCACACTACTTGTTTGGAACCAGGCTTTTCTTATTATCAACAAAACAAAGTTTGCCATCCCTGCAAAAGAACTAAAATATCCCTGTCTGAAGAGCTCAGTTTCCTACCAAATGGGCTAAGATATCTATATTGGTACGAATACCCTTCAAAATCTTTGCCCTTGAGTTTTTGCCCTGACAATCTTGTTCAACTTCATTTGAGGCATAGCCATGTTCAACAACTTTGCAACAGCGATCAGGTATGCTTTAGTATCTTTGTAAAGTTTGGATGTGCTCATCATGTATTCTTATCATCTCATTTACCATTGCAgagttttgaaaatttgaaagtTATGGACCTCAGCTACTCTGCGGATCTAATCAAAATTCCGGACTTGTTTAAACTCCCAAAACTTGAGGTGTTACGTTTGAGAGGTTGCACAGGTTTGGTTGAGATTTCCTCGTCTGTTCCATATGGCAGTAAGCTTTCACACATGGATCTTGGAAATTGCGAAAATCTCTGTAGGTTTTCAAGCACCCttcatttgaaaaatcttaattttctttctcttgaaGGTTGCTCAAAAATCACAGAGTTCCCGAAAGTCTCAAGGAATATAAGAAgtcttattttaaatagaacTTCAATAGAACAAGTTCCCCCATCAATTGGGCGTTGCACTTCACTCACTGTATTGTCATTGGTAAGATGCACAAGGCTGGACAGTCTTCCGAGCAGTATTGGTGAGTTGAAATGTCTAAAACAGCTTTATCTTAGGGGATGCTTAGAACTGGCAAGTCTTCCAAACAATATTGGTGATTTGAAGTGTCTCGAAGATCTTTCTCTTGATGAATGCTCAAGACTAATGGATCTTCCAGATGATATTTGCAATTTGAAGTCTCTTAGAAATCTATGGTTAAGTAAGTGTCAACGTCTCAGTGGATTACCAGAGAACTTGGGGAATTTAGAATCTCTAGAGGCactttatgtaattaaaagtggtataaaaGCGCTACCGTGGTCTATCAATGGATTGAGCAAACTttgtcatttattttgcgatggTTGCAAAGGATTATTATTGCCTCCTTTCACAGGTTTATCCCATCTACAACAGCTTTCTCTAGAGGACTGTGGCATGACAGAAATTTCAGACATTTCCTCTTTAGTTTCATTGGGGAGCTTAAATTTAGGTGGAAATAATTTGGAGACGTTGCCTACCAGCATCAGACAACTTTCTATGTTACAATTCCTCGCTCTAAGGAACTGTAAGAGACTTAAATGTTTATCTCATCTTCCATCTGCTCTACAAACTTTAGTCATGACCAACTGCACATCTCTGGAATCAATGCTAACATCACCCACTAAAGCAAATACGGATTCCTTGTGCTGGCTTGACACTTGGAATTGCGTGAGTTTGAATCAGAATGAGTGCAAAAAGATTATGGATGATATGCTGCAGAGACTTGGTAGTATATTGCCACAGCTGAAACGCCAtactattttaaaagaaacccACCACCGTACTTTTCAGGTCTCTCTCTATCTTTCtagatcttcttcttgttgTTATGAAATCACGAGCCatgatatttttcttgttaCAGGAAAGGGGTCAATGCAATGTGAAAGTTTACAGATTCAATGCTGGGTTTCGTGGTGCTGGAGGTGAGCTACCGCAAAGAATGAGGTATCAAAATAACAGTGGGTCATCTTTGCTATTGTCATTGAGACCGGAACCACATGACTTCATGTTTCTCTCCTTCTGCGCCACTGTTACATTCCAAGGTTGCTATTCTCGTGATTTCGAATTTGTGGAATGTAAATGTAAATTTGTGGCCGAGTCTAGGCATTCCCTTTGTTTCCaatcaaaaggagaaaaaagagatGTAGGCGAAGAGGTGTTGGGATCAGAATACAGTTTCTTTTGGCATTCAGCAGTTCATTTCAGCTACTCCGGATACCGTTTCAATAAGGCCTCATTTGAATTTCACCCTGTATTCTACCATAAAGGCCAAACATGTGTAAGCTCCAGTGCGGTGGTAACCAAGTGTGGAGTTCATCTATTGTATGATGACAATGACACTGACAATGACATCTCTTTATCGAAATTACCTTGGGTATGGAGGTCTTCCTACTGGAGAATGCCAGAGAATATCGAAATCGAGGAGGATGAGGGAGAGGAAGAATAAGCGAATTGTTGATTTTGATCAATGGGACTGAGAAGCTTCTTAACATTTTCAAGTACCTTTCAGCAGTTGCACAGTACTCAAGAAGAACATTTCCAATTGCACTTGGTTAAATGTTCAATTAGCAACAAATGTAAGGCATCAAATATATGTAACAATACAAACATATTTTCCCTTTCCACATGGCTTGGAATTGTGAGCAGAGAAGGaaagttttatctttttttttttaaaaaaaaaaatttaggggAGAGTAGCTTTGGATCCTTACATTACAATTCAACTATTAATCTTACTTGCTCATTACGCGGTTAGCATATTTAACACTGGcaaagttaattttaaaaattaaaattatattaaataattatatatcaaataaattttttatatatttataaaaaaattatttataagacACCGCCCGTGATggaattacttttttattcttttttatgaatttgttcTTCTTGGCTACGTCTACCACTTATCGATAtcaacataaatatattaaaattattgtttgcaatcagtaattatatttttgtgttgTTAGACTCCATcattcaagaaagaaaaagatgaaaaattagATAGTTAGAATTAATTTGGGTAGAGCGTTATAATATAATTGTggtattttaatatgtatgatttatataattgtcggttaaattaataaaaatacaaggaATTCATTAATGTGACTTGAGTTATAAGTTTgtgttaaaaattttagaaatttatcaACCAATATACTTTTATCTCCAACAGGAATATCTACATGACAATGTCCTCATAGCTCATGAGGCCTTTCACTCCTTTAGAACAAACCTAAATAAAGGACTTAAAGGTTgctcaaaaattttaaaaaaatcacataatgtaagacattttattttagatgaaACTGTAATAGAACCAGTTCCTTCGTCAATTCGGTGTTGCAATTCACTCTGTAGATTGTTATTGGTAAAATGAACAAGGCTGATGAGTCTTCCAAGCAGTATTGGTTAGTTGAAATATCTCAAACATTTTAATCTTAAAGACGCTCAGAATTGGCAAGTTTTCCGAATAATATCGGTGAGTTGAAGTGTTTCCGAgatctttttcttaataaataaatacttaaaactattaaatatttgagATGGCATTTGCAATATGAAACCTCTTAAAATCCTTTATATAAGCTAAAGATAAATTTGTACCACATCACATAAATTTAAGATATATTCTTTTGTGTTATAAAGCAAACTATAATGTTACCttgaaaaaattttagatagACTTGTAATTGGTAGAcaatttgaattgaatgttGACGTGTAGATTATTTATAagtattgtatttatattggttgattaatttattacttcTAACCACCTATGATTAAAAATCAACCAATACAAAATGCAACAATCGATAAAATCTCAATATGCAATTGGTTGTGTATATGAATGATGTGGTAAACTTAGTGTATCTAAGAATTTTTTGGTTAATGTTTTGtacttttttctaaaaaaatttaaaaaaatttatgatataaaCAAACCAtcagatataaatataaatgggttacaatattaaaaaagattgaaaataatatcttaatttttcaatatttatagtTGCTTTTTATTTGCTCAAGTGtatggattttaaatttgtctCTAATTGAATACTTTTGATTGTTTTAGTCTTATGATTGACTTGACCAGGCGCTAATGGACctatttagaataaataacttGCCATGCTAATTGTGGCGTTTTAAGTAACAATAATGGTGCTAATTGACTAAAATATCCaactccttcttcttcttaaggATCtgaacaaagaagaagaagctgaaaaaagtaaaaaaatggAAGGAAGGTGCCCATCTGTTTTTTTGCAAAAGGGAAAATCAAaacaatgaaaatagtaatgtCAATGCGAGAGCAATAAAATTAGGATCATACGTCaacattaattataattttagcaTTCAGTAAAATTAGCCAAATTTGCTGAAATAGGATGAATATTGGCaactaatttttctattttttttttattaaaaaaaatctaatttttactttaacgATATGTATGATAGATGCATTTGGTTTGTATTAAAAAGACTTAAttcaataaagataaaattaaagatggttgatatattgaaataaaagtacaacgatgttaaaaaaaaatatagtaacaTAAATATGAGATTAGCATAAATAGAAAAgttatgatgatgatggtggGGGTTAGGAGTATATGCTTAGAAATAGCATAAATAGAAAAGTGATGATCATGATGGTGGGTGTTAGGAGTATATGCTTAGAAATAAGTCTGATGCCTTTCTTAATTTCTGTTAATTTAAGACAATGGTTGAGTTACAATTAGACACCAAAATTAAAGCCTTACAAACAGACTGGGGTGGTGAGTTTAGAGCTTTCAAGTCTTTTCTTGATGAAAATAGGATCATTTACAGAATGTCTTGTCCCCATACTCAAGCTCAAAATGGACTACTAGAGAGAAAACACATAACCATTTTTGAACGTTGTTTAGCTTTGTTGTCTCAAGCTTCTACCCAAAAAATATTGGGATGAAGCTTTTAGAACTATTGCTTACCTCACAAATAGATTACCCACACAAAATCTTAATGGTAAATGTCTTTTTGAGGTTCTCTTTCAAGTCCAACTCAATTACACATTTCTAAAAGTGTTTGGTTGTACTTGCTATCCTAACTTGAGGCCTCGTAACAAGCCTAAGCTTCAATATACAATGTACATTCTTGAAGTATAGTTAGTCTTAATCACAAAGgatataaatatcttttttattatggCAGAACTTATATCTCTCGAAATATAATTGTTAATGAGCAATTCTTTCCTGTTGcagtctcttcttcttttacatCTAATACCTCTTCTGTTTTACTCAATTATTCTTTACCAAAAGCTGCTCCTCTTATACTTCCtcattctctcttttcttctccttGTGACAAGCCTGTGTGTAATATGGATAAATCTAGTTCTGTATCTAATGTTAATTTTGCTTCTATATCCTTTGGTACTAATGCTTTAACCAGGTAAGTTTGCCCTGGATGTTGTTGTTCATGTTGTTCGTTCTACAAAATTTACCAGTTTGTGCTCCTGCACCAGATTCAGCTTCATTGCCAGTACTCACAATTGTTCCTCCTACTAATACTCACACTATGACTACAAGGTCTAAGGCTGGTATCTTCAAACCAAAAAGGTTTTTATTGCCTCTATTTCTATTCCTAAAATGTTGCAAAAGCACTTACTAACCCAAAGTAGAGATAGGCTATGCTTGAAGAGTATTAAgctcttttaagaaattactTGGTCCTTGGTTTCTTTGCCTCTTGACAGAAAGCCTATTAGCTGTAAGTGGGTATTTCAAGTGAAAGAAAATCCAGATGGCTCAATTGCGAAGTACAAAGCCAGGCTTTTTGCCAAAGGCTTTTATCAACAAGTTTGCTATGATCTTACAGAAAGCTTCAATCCAGTTAAGGTTTTCATTCGGTTACAAACTGCTCTTCTCAGTCTTGGGTTTGCCTCAACAAAAAATCTGATCAATCCTTATTCATTCGATCTACTCCTGATCATGTTACATACATTCTGGTCtatgttgatgacattctTGTTACTAGCAgttctttattaattcttgATGTTCTTGTATCTCAGCTCAAGTTTGCCTTTTCCTTGAAAGATTTGGGGGCTATCAACTACTTCCTACAAATTCAAGCTTCTCATACCACTGAAGGTTTTCATTTGTCTCAAACAAAGTACAACTACAAAAGAATTAACAGTTTACTGATAGAATTTTTTACGTTAGTAAACTCAATAAATTCGTTGGTATTTCTATTTACTGATAGATTACCAACAACCGCAATCAttggtaattttattatcGGTAAAATATTCACCCACTGAAAAGCAAACCATCGATAATTATCGACCGAATTTTCGCCGGTATATCGTAATTTAGTTGTCGGTAAAATGATTGTaagttcttttaaaaaaaaaataattagcgACAGATATTTTTCGGTAATCCATCAGTAAACCAtcgataatttttaaatattttttaaaataattaaaaaattaatcgcTTATCTGTcagtaaaattttaagatttttataaaattaaaaaaccgTGGTAATCTGttggtaatttttatttaaccttttttaaagaattccaaaatcgTCAATAATCCATCAATAAGTtctgaatattttttaaaaatttaaaatattttaaattaaaatttttataatagacataaagattaaaaaataggTTATATAAGAGAtcattaagaaattaataagcaTAAAAAAGTATTCAAAATgattaatacttaataaattaaaattatatttttaaactaaagtaaataaattgagcatcaaaattaaaaaataaaaaaactagaaaaggaaagaggaagtatatatgagatttaaaaaatttagtgatGGAAGAAAAAATATGCAAGAAAAAccttaaaagttaaaaattaaaactaaaagttttagtaattctttttcaagccacattaataaaactaagataaagatatataaatattaaaaaataaacaaaaacataaaaagctaaatatacaaaaatttaaataaacttaatacttttgttttattgatgaatttggagaaatttaagaagaaaaataaaaaaagaaaagaataagaaaaaaatatggc
The nucleotide sequence above comes from Ricinus communis isolate WT05 ecotype wild-type chromosome 6, ASM1957865v1, whole genome shotgun sequence. Encoded proteins:
- the LOC8266826 gene encoding disease resistance protein RPV1, translating into MASTSSTPPQWKYDVFLSFRGLDTRNGFLSHLFKALREKQIIAFKDENLDRGEQISDTLSRTIEESYVLVVILSKNYVDSPWCLDELVKILQCNKEKGQVVLPVFYEIDPTEVQELTGSYADALMNHRKEFEDCLVESWSHALKEIAGMAGFVSRNMKPESKLIEEIVDHIWERLNQTFSYYHYDDGLVGINSRIKDIELILCLESKDVRILGIWGMGGIGKTTIASKIFDQISSQFERICFVANVREKLEKSTLDSLQQEILTKLLGKEYLGMPIKLSSSFIRKWITRKKVLIVLDDVNDSEQTKFLVGARDIYSPGSRIIMTSRDKQILKNGGAEIYEVKKLNYHNAFQLFILHAFKENPPAEALMEVTRMAVEYGQGIPLALKVLGSTLCDKNIKEWRDHLKKLEGISDKKIQNVLRISFDDLDEDEKEIFLDIACFFKSEDKNEVESILSSFGRSAITGIRILQDKSLITVSNEKIEMHDLLQQMGRDIVRQEGVKDPRKRSRLWNPQDIYHLLTNDLGKNISVESISLDMSQIRDIELSPAAFEEMSKLKFLRLHTTCLEPGFSYYQQNKVCHPCKRTKISLSEELSFLPNGLRYLYWYEYPSKSLPLSFCPDNLVQLHLRHSHVQQLCNSDQSFENLKVMDLSYSADLIKIPDLFKLPKLEVLRLRGCTGLVEISSSVPYGSKLSHMDLGNCENLCRFSSTLHLKNLNFLSLEGCSKITEFPKVSRNIRSLILNRTSIEQVPPSIGRCTSLTVLSLVRCTRLDSLPSSIGELKCLKQLYLRGCLELASLPNNIGDLKCLEDLSLDECSRLMDLPDDICNLKSLRNLWLSKCQRLSGLPENLGNLESLEALYVIKSGIKALPWSINGLSKLCHLFCDGCKGLLLPPFTGLSHLQQLSLEDCGMTEISDISSLVSLGSLNLGGNNLETLPTSIRQLSMLQFLALRNCKRLKCLSHLPSALQTLVMTNCTSLESMLTSPTKANTDSLCWLDTWNCVSLNQNECKKIMDDMLQRLGSILPQLKRHTILKETHHRTFQERGQCNVKVYRFNAGFRGAGGELPQRMRYQNNSGSSLLLSLRPEPHDFMFLSFCATVTFQGCYSRDFEFVECKCKFVAESRHSLCFQSKGEKRDVGEEVLGSEYSFFWHSAVHFSYSGYRFNKASFEFHPVFYHKGQTCVSSSAVVTKCGVHLLYDDNDTDNDISLSKLPWVWRSSYWRMPENIEIEEDEGEEE